One window from the genome of Asterias rubens chromosome 11, eAstRub1.3, whole genome shotgun sequence encodes:
- the LOC117297098 gene encoding tubulin alpha-1 chain-like, whose product MRECISIHVGQAGVQMGNACWELYCLEHGIQPDGQMPSDKSVGGADDSFNTFFSETSAGKHVPRAVLMDLEPTVVDEVRRGPYRQLFHPEQLITGKEDAANNYARGHYTVGKTIIDQVLDKIRKLADQCTGLQGFLIFHSFGGGTGSGFASLLMERLSVDYGKKSKLEFAIYPAPQISTAVVEPYNSVLTTHTTLEHSDCAFMVDNEAIYDICRRNLDIERPTYTNLNRLIGQIVSSITASLRFDGALNVDLTEFQTNLVPYPRIHFPLVTYAPVISAEKAYHEQLSVSEITNACFEPVNQMVKCDPRNGKYMACCMLYRGDVVPKDVNSAIAHIKTKRNIQFVDWCPTGFKVGINYQPPTVVPGGDLAKVQRAVCMLSNTTAIGEAWGRLDHKFDLMYAKRAFVHWYVGEGMEEGEFSEAREDLAALEKDYEEVGIDSAAQGGDDDEAGGEF is encoded by the exons ATG CGTGAATGTATCTCTATCCATGTCGGCCAGGCCGGAGTCCAGATGGGCAATGCCTGCTGGGAGCTGTACTGTCTTGAGCACGGCATCCAGCCTGATGGTCAGATGCCCAGTGACAAGAGCGTTGGGGGAGCCGACGACTCTTTCAATACGTTCTTTAGTGAGACTAGTGCTGGCAAACACGTTCCCAGGGCTGTGCTGATGGATCTCGAACCCACTGTAGTTG ATGAAGTTCGCAGAGGTCCGTACCGCCAGCTCTTCCACCCTGAGCAGCTGATTACGGGCAAAGAGGATGCCGCCAACAACTACGCCAGAGGGCACTACACCGTCGGCAAGACTATCATCGATCAAGTTCTGGACAAGATCAGGAAACTG GCTGACCAATGTACCGGTCTTCAGGGTTTCCTGATCTTCCATAGTTTTGGTGGTGGTACAGGTTCTGGGTTCGCATCCCTGCTGATGGAGCGCCTCTCTGTTGACTACGGCAAGAAGTCCAAGCTGGAGTTTGCCATCTACCCTGCCCCACAGATCTCCACAGCCGTGGTCGAGCCATACAACTCTGTCTTGACCACCCACACCACTCTTGAGCACTCAGACTGTGCCTTCATGGTTGACAACGAGGCCATCTACGACATCTGTCGTCGTAATCTCGACATCGAGAGACCGACCTACACCAACCTCAATCGTCTCATTGGTCAGATCGTGTCCTCCATCACTGCTTCACTTCGCTTCGATGGTGCCCTCAACGTCGACTTGACAGAGTTCCAGACCAACTTGGTGCCCTATCCTCGTATTCACTTCCCTCTGGTCACCTATGCACCAGTAATCTCTGCTGAGAAGGCCTACCATGAGCAGCTGAGCGTGTCAGAGATCACCAATGCCTGCTTCGAGCCAGTAAACCAGATGGTTAAGTGTGACCCTCGTAACGGCAAGTACATGGCTTGCTGCATGCTGTACCGCGGTGATGTCGTCCCCAAAGATGTCAACTCTGCTATAGCTCATATCAAGACGAAACGTAACATCCAGTTCGTCGACTGGTGTCCAACTGGCTTCAAGGTTGGCATCAACTACCAGCCACCTACCGTGGTGCCTGGTGGTGATCTGGCCAAGGTGCAGCGTGCCGTCTGCATGCTGAGCAACACCACCGCCATCGGTGAGGCCTGGGGTCGTCTGGATCATAAGTTTGATCTGATGTACGCCAAGCGTGCCTTCGTTCACTGGTACGTAGGAGAGGGTATGGAGGAGGGTGAGTTCTCTGAGGCTCGTGAGGATCTGGCTGCCCTGGAGAAGGACTACGAAGAGGTTGGGATTGACTCTGCAGCCCAAGGTGGTGACGATGATGAAGCTGGAGGGGAATTCTAG